The following DNA comes from Bacteroidota bacterium.
CTCATCATTCCCCAACTTGCCAAATAAAATCCTAAAATAGCGCAAGATTTTTCCATATCGTTTAGAATATTATTCCCATTGTTCCCTCTAAAGTAATTGTAACAATAATCAAAAGATGAATAACGATGGTCTTCAAATGATATTGTTCTAAATTCATTTACTGCTTCTGTGATTGTCATTTTTATTTTTGTATTTGTTTTAAGTAAACTATGATTATGTAAACGGTATAACGGCTTTGTGCCTAAGCTGCTGCCAAAAACAGCAATGCAGTTTAGAAGAACAAAGCCAATAATTTTTGAAAACTTTAATTAACTAAAAAACTATGAATAAGAAACAAAACACGGAACGACAAACCCAAGAAACCAAAATTGCTGAATGCGAAAAGGCAGTCAGCTTGAGGCACGGGTTAGCTTGCGTTTTGGAACACTTCATTAAAAATATCATTCAAAGATTCTTCTGTATAATCTCCATCTTTATTAAACGGGATATTTAAACTTTCAAGAACAGTTTTAAATCTTTTGTAACCATTTTCACTTCTAAGTTCTACCCAATTAACATTTAGACTGTTTAATTGATTTTTATTAGTTTCTGAAAGTTTATCTGCAACAAAAACTTCGCTAGCTCTTGCTATAACTGCATCAGCACTTTCGGGATTACCTATTCCCATTAACTTTACTTCACATTTATAATTTTTAGAATCGTCAACTAAGTAAAAATCAATTTCTCTTTTAAAGTCAAATTCTACTTTTTTCTTTTTACTTTTAAGCTTAAGGAGGTAATTTGACTGGGATACACCATATAACTTGCATAAAGTTTGCATTAAAGGTTTTTCTACACGTTTACCGGCTGTACTCCAATAGCCACCTCGCAAGGCTGCACGTTTGACTGCAAGTGTATTTATAACAATCAGACTTTCTCCAATATTAAGCTCTACGCTGACAGCTTTAATTTTAATTGTAAGTTTCAAATTAAATTCGTTTTCACTATCTACTAAACTTTTAATTGCTTCATACAGTTGTTCGTAATGTTGATAAGATGCGTCAATTACAATCTCCCTAGTTTCGGAATTATACATATTCTTGATCGTTTTTTGGTTTAAACCAGAATGTATAGCTATTTCTTCTTTTGGTAAACTTTTCGATAAGAATTCTTTTTTATACCAATCAATATTAATGTCTTTATTATTAAGTTTTGCCTCAACTATTTTTTTAAAGAAATCGATTGCGTATTGCAAAAAATCAGCATTAATAAGTGCTACTATTTCAATACGATAATCTTCACCTTTTAAAAGTTTTTTAATGATGTTTTTGGCAACTTGTTCTGTAAGCGTCATTTGTTTTCCTTAATTATTTTGGAAAATTCATTAAATGAATAATATTTATTTGGGAAGTCAAAATTAAATAAAACATTTTGACCTATGTTTTCTTTTATCCGTTCGAAATATTTTTTTGATATTTCAGTTGTGAAAAAGAAACGGTTAAGTGACTGAGCAGCTTTGCTAAAAGTACCACTACCTCCAAATGGGTCAAATACTAGGTCGTTTTTAAATGAATAATATTTTAAAACTCTAAGACAAAGTTCCATTGGAAAAACTGCTGTATGAGTTTTATCAAATGTTGGGTCAATATTCCAAGTATTTATTTGGTCAACTTCTCCAAGAACTTTACTTTCTTGAACAGTCTTGTAATCATATTGCCTAATATTCCAATCAATTAACTTGTGTGTTTTTTTTCGATATACCATTAGGTATTCTGTTACAGCCGTCGGTTTATATGCTAAAGGTTTCCTATGTTGGCGAAAACTAGAATTACGATCTTTCGCACTGAATTCTGGCTTTACCCATACAATATCATCAATAAATTCCCATCCCATTTCAATTAGAAAGGGATGAATATCAAATGGTATTGGGTATCTTTTGCTCGAATGTTGCCGACTTACACGTGGAATAATTATTGGCGAAGTATTTAAAATGAAAAATCTTCCTTCTTTAGTTATGCGATGGATTTCTTTAAAAACATCTCGTAAAAATTCTAAATATTCATCATAGCTTTGATAAATTGAATAATCCCTTGCATTATAGTAAGGTGGCGACGTGAAAGTAAGATGAATTGATTCATCAGAAATAGTTTTTAATACTTCGAGAACATCACCATTTACAACAACATTTTTGAGATAATCAGGGGATTTACAATGATCACCATTGTATTCAGATTTAAATTTGTCAAAAAATTCTTTTTCAATCACATTATGAATCACTTCATTTGGGTGATTGACTAATTTTTTTAATTCAGAAATAACTTGTTCATCATTATTAAAAACTAGCAGACCTCTAATCGCTTGCAATACGATTTTAGGATCTGAATCTTTTAGTCTCCTAATTAGGATTGGGATTGCATTTTTATTTCTCATTCTGCCAATTGAAGAAATAGCCTCTCTCCGTACCATAGTACTTTCATCAGATGCTGAGATGTTTTCCAATTGACTTAAATATTTTTCATCACATAATTTGCCAATATTTTTGACAGCTAATAATCTTATCTTTTCAATTGGATGCTTGCAAAGAGGAATAAAATATTTGCCATCAAAATTATCTGGTAATCTTCCCAATTTATCTAATGTAAAAAAAAGTGTCTTGGTATCATTAGTAGGGTTCAAATATTTACCAAGTTC
Coding sequences within:
- a CDS encoding CfrBI family restriction endonuclease; this translates as MTLTEQVAKNIIKKLLKGEDYRIEIVALINADFLQYAIDFFKKIVEAKLNNKDINIDWYKKEFLSKSLPKEEIAIHSGLNQKTIKNMYNSETREIVIDASYQHYEQLYEAIKSLVDSENEFNLKLTIKIKAVSVELNIGESLIVINTLAVKRAALRGGYWSTAGKRVEKPLMQTLCKLYGVSQSNYLLKLKSKKKKVEFDFKREIDFYLVDDSKNYKCEVKLMGIGNPESADAVIARASEVFVADKLSETNKNQLNSLNVNWVELRSENGYKRFKTVLESLNIPFNKDGDYTEESLNDIFNEVFQNAS
- a CDS encoding DNA methyltransferase, translating into MTKNEVTELKNGNNGELGKYLNPTNDTKTLFFTLDKLGRLPDNFDGKYFIPLCKHPIEKIRLLAVKNIGKLCDEKYLSQLENISASDESTMVRREAISSIGRMRNKNAIPILIRRLKDSDPKIVLQAIRGLLVFNNDEQVISELKKLVNHPNEVIHNVIEKEFFDKFKSEYNGDHCKSPDYLKNVVVNGDVLEVLKTISDESIHLTFTSPPYYNARDYSIYQSYDEYLEFLRDVFKEIHRITKEGRFFILNTSPIIIPRVSRQHSSKRYPIPFDIHPFLIEMGWEFIDDIVWVKPEFSAKDRNSSFRQHRKPLAYKPTAVTEYLMVYRKKTHKLIDWNIRQYDYKTVQESKVLGEVDQINTWNIDPTFDKTHTAVFPMELCLRVLKYYSFKNDLVFDPFGGSGTFSKAAQSLNRFFFTTEISKKYFERIKENIGQNVLFNFDFPNKYYSFNEFSKIIKENK